TTTGAAGAATCGTTAAAATCTAAAGATAGCAACGGCAAAAAACTGGGCTTTATTACGCAAGAAATAGGGCGTGAAATCAACACCATTGGCAGCAAGGCAAATTATGCCCCGATGCAGCAAATAGTTGTACAAATGAAGGACGAGCTGGAAAAAATAAAGGAACAAGCCTTAAACGTTTTATAAATGAAAGGAGGAAAATTGTTTGTTTTTTCGGCACCTTCCGGCAGCGGAAAAACCACCATCGTACAACACTTACTAAAACAAAAAGATCTCAATTTAGAATTTTCGGTCTCCTGTACCAGTCGCGACCCACGGGGAGATGAAAAGCACGGCGAAAACTACTATTTTATATCACTTAAAGATTTTAAACAACACATAAAAAATGATGATTTTTTAGAGTGGGAAGAAGTATATCGCGATAACTTTTACGGTACATTAAAAAGTGAAGTAGAACGTATTTGGAGCCACGGAAAAAATGTTATTTTCGATATTGATGTGGTTGGCGGACTTCGGATTAAAAAGAAATACCCCGAAAAAACCTTGGCTGTTTTTGTAAAACCTCCAAGTATTGATGAGCTTAAAATCAGACTGAAAAAACGTAAAACCGAAAGCGACGAACGCATTAACATGCGCATAGCAAAAGCATCGGTAGAATTGGCTACAGCACCACAATTTGATCATATTATAAAAAATCACGATTTGGAAACCGCTTTAAACGAAGCGCACGATTTGGTGAAAAATTTTATAAAGGCACGATAGAGACGCAACGCATTGCGCCTC
This region of Aequorivita marisscotiae genomic DNA includes:
- the gmk gene encoding guanylate kinase, with protein sequence MKGGKLFVFSAPSGSGKTTIVQHLLKQKDLNLEFSVSCTSRDPRGDEKHGENYYFISLKDFKQHIKNDDFLEWEEVYRDNFYGTLKSEVERIWSHGKNVIFDIDVVGGLRIKKKYPEKTLAVFVKPPSIDELKIRLKKRKTESDERINMRIAKASVELATAPQFDHIIKNHDLETALNEAHDLVKNFIKAR